Proteins from a genomic interval of Salinivibrio kushneri:
- a CDS encoding peptide MFS transporter yields the protein MENQKTILGHPRGLFLLFGTELWERFSYYAMRAILVLYLTDQTINGGLGWSTKDALELYGYYTGLVYITPLIGGWIADNFIGQRRAVVVGGALMAIGQFTLAFPAQQYGLDIVHTLYAGLALLITGCGLLKPNISTMVGDLYDEGDHRRDGAFTIFYMGINIGSLLAGFVSGSVTSAYGWQYGFFAAGVGMVFSLLIQLTMANSWLGEIGRVPAAQQARDANHSKTNAPLTKQEIDRLKVILLMGLFVIIFWAGFEQAGGLMNIYTQEYTDRMVGGFEIPAAWFQSLNPFFIIVCAPIAASLWVRLGSKEPSSPVKFAMALFMLALGFLCMIGAVLEQGGDTAVKTSMFWLVGAFFFHTLGELCLSPIGLSLVTKLAPLRLASLMMGAWFGFNAIANYVAGIIGSHVGDYGALAIFGGIAATAAISGVILLALSGTLIRWMHGAESGATPSEDIEQQQVQVA from the coding sequence ATGGAAAACCAAAAAACAATACTTGGTCACCCTCGGGGACTGTTCTTACTTTTTGGCACTGAGCTTTGGGAGCGCTTTTCCTACTACGCCATGCGTGCCATCCTCGTCCTTTACTTGACCGATCAAACCATTAACGGTGGTTTAGGCTGGTCAACCAAAGACGCACTCGAACTTTATGGCTACTACACTGGCCTCGTCTATATCACGCCACTGATTGGTGGCTGGATTGCCGATAACTTTATTGGCCAACGTCGCGCTGTCGTTGTCGGTGGTGCACTGATGGCAATTGGACAATTCACCTTAGCTTTCCCTGCTCAACAATACGGTTTAGACATTGTTCATACGCTATACGCCGGTCTCGCGTTGCTCATCACCGGTTGTGGCCTGTTAAAACCCAACATTTCGACGATGGTCGGTGACCTTTATGATGAAGGCGATCATCGTCGTGATGGTGCGTTTACCATCTTTTATATGGGCATCAACATTGGCTCATTGTTAGCAGGCTTCGTCTCTGGCTCTGTGACCAGCGCTTACGGCTGGCAATATGGCTTCTTTGCCGCCGGTGTGGGTATGGTGTTCAGCTTGCTGATCCAGCTAACCATGGCCAATTCTTGGTTAGGTGAAATAGGCCGAGTCCCAGCCGCACAGCAAGCGCGAGACGCCAATCACTCCAAGACCAATGCCCCACTGACTAAGCAAGAAATCGATCGCCTTAAAGTCATCTTATTGATGGGTTTGTTCGTGATCATTTTCTGGGCTGGCTTTGAACAAGCTGGCGGGTTGATGAATATTTACACCCAGGAGTACACGGATCGCATGGTGGGTGGGTTTGAAATCCCAGCGGCTTGGTTCCAGTCACTCAACCCTTTCTTCATCATTGTTTGTGCCCCTATAGCGGCATCATTGTGGGTGCGCCTGGGTTCTAAAGAGCCTAGCTCACCGGTCAAATTTGCCATGGCGTTATTTATGCTGGCGCTTGGCTTTTTGTGCATGATCGGGGCCGTGTTAGAGCAAGGCGGCGACACCGCAGTGAAGACGTCGATGTTTTGGCTAGTGGGCGCGTTCTTCTTCCACACGTTAGGCGAACTTTGCCTCTCTCCAATTGGATTATCGCTGGTCACCAAACTCGCACCACTGCGTTTGGCCTCTCTAATGATGGGCGCCTGGTTTGGCTTCAACGCGATTGCCAACTATGTGGCGGGCATCATTGGCTCACATGTCGGTGATTATGGCGCCTTGGCGATCTTCGGTGGTATCGCGGCAACCGCTGCGATTTCCGGTGTGATCTTACTCGCGCTATCCGGCACGCTGATTCGTTGGATGCACGGTGCTGAGTCTGGTGCCACACCCAGTGAAGACATCGAACAACAACAAGTACAAGTGGCGTAA
- a CDS encoding phosphotransferase, whose amino-acid sequence MHWPYIGQCSSIEEIECGAVNVTYKVHARHTYFLRGYQTLTDAQILQSHQIQRSLATQLPFVIAPCFTEKALTLIKFNGASYALYSAAHGKSVSKLSSVQAQSAGFALALVHSALVQHDGSAFPTITLSWEKEVWLRKLETIIKQIRQAPTSDDSYWAMRRAEQQQEYLANNNSEHQYKIVTQRQLIHGDYHQANLFFDRHNAVSGLIDWDLLQNMPRAYDVIRACAYMFQMDPLLSSAFISGYTSQLPLTAEELIDDGARAWGMYADHHIWPLEQVYLHNNVAAKRFFPNQDFLPFSQQWCRVAYHLKNDKDIR is encoded by the coding sequence ATGCATTGGCCTTACATCGGTCAGTGCTCGTCTATTGAAGAAATCGAATGCGGGGCAGTGAATGTTACGTACAAGGTCCATGCTAGACACACTTACTTTTTACGCGGTTATCAAACGTTAACGGACGCGCAAATCTTACAGTCTCATCAGATTCAGCGCTCGCTAGCAACCCAGCTGCCATTTGTGATTGCCCCTTGCTTCACGGAAAAAGCGCTAACGTTGATCAAATTTAATGGTGCATCTTACGCTTTGTACTCTGCTGCTCATGGAAAATCCGTGAGCAAACTCTCGTCAGTTCAGGCTCAATCGGCGGGTTTTGCTCTCGCACTAGTGCATAGCGCGCTAGTTCAGCATGATGGTAGCGCCTTTCCAACTATTACCCTTAGTTGGGAAAAAGAGGTTTGGTTACGCAAACTAGAAACGATCATTAAACAAATTCGTCAAGCACCTACCAGTGATGACAGCTACTGGGCAATGCGGCGTGCTGAACAACAGCAAGAGTACTTAGCGAATAACAACAGTGAGCACCAATATAAGATAGTCACTCAGCGTCAGCTAATCCACGGCGACTACCATCAGGCTAACCTCTTTTTCGATAGGCATAATGCAGTGTCAGGGCTGATTGATTGGGATTTATTGCAGAATATGCCACGTGCCTATGATGTGATTCGGGCATGTGCATATATGTTTCAAATGGATCCTCTGCTATCAAGTGCCTTTATTAGTGGCTATACGTCGCAATTACCACTGACTGCCGAGGAGCTAATAGATGATGGAGCCAGAGCTTGGGGTATGTATGCGGATCACCATATTTGGCCGCTAGAGCAGGTGTACTTACATAATAATGTTGCTGCAAAGCGCTTTTTTCCTAATCAAGATTTTCTGCCTTTTTCTCAGCAGTGGTGTCGCGTCGCTTACCACCTAAAAAACGATAAGGATATACGATGA
- the rplT gene encoding 50S ribosomal protein L20 — protein MARVKRGVQARARHKSVMKQAKGYYGARSRVYRVAFQAVTKAGQYAYRDRRNKKRQFRQLWIARINAAARQNGMSYSRLINGLKKASIEIDRKILADIAVYDKAAFSVLVEKAKASL, from the coding sequence ATGGCTCGCGTAAAACGTGGTGTACAAGCTCGTGCACGTCACAAGAGTGTAATGAAGCAAGCGAAAGGTTACTATGGTGCGCGTTCACGCGTATACCGCGTAGCTTTTCAGGCGGTAACGAAAGCAGGTCAATATGCTTACCGTGACCGTCGCAACAAGAAACGCCAATTCCGTCAACTGTGGATCGCACGTATCAACGCTGCGGCTCGCCAAAACGGTATGTCATACAGCCGTCTGATTAACGGTCTTAAAAAGGCATCGATCGAAATCGATCGTAAGATCCTTGCCGATATCGCGGTATATGACAAAGCAGCATTCTCTGTGCTGGTAGAAAAAGCGAAAGCTTCACTGTAA
- the infC gene encoding translation initiation factor IF-3, producing MKGARKAPAKKNAHRLNNEIRGVKEVRLTDADGEQVGIVPFDEALAKAEEATLDLVEISPNAEPPVCRIMDYGKFLYEKSKAAKEQKKKQKTIQVKEVKFRPGTDVGDYQVKLRNLVRFIEEGNKVKVTIRFRGREMAHQSIGVDVLNRLKEDTAEIASVESFPSRIEGRQMIMVLAPKKK from the coding sequence ATTAAAGGCGCAAGAAAAGCCCCGGCAAAGAAAAACGCTCATCGTCTAAACAACGAAATTCGTGGTGTTAAGGAAGTCCGTCTGACTGACGCCGACGGTGAACAAGTGGGGATTGTCCCATTTGACGAAGCACTCGCCAAAGCAGAAGAGGCGACTCTTGACTTGGTAGAGATCAGTCCGAACGCTGAGCCGCCGGTTTGTCGTATCATGGATTACGGCAAATTCCTTTACGAGAAGAGTAAAGCTGCGAAAGAGCAGAAGAAAAAACAAAAGACTATTCAGGTTAAGGAAGTTAAATTCCGTCCTGGCACAGATGTAGGCGACTATCAGGTAAAACTACGCAACCTGGTTCGCTTCATTGAAGAGGGCAACAAGGTCAAGGTCACTATCCGATTCCGCGGTCGCGAAATGGCGCACCAAAGCATCGGTGTTGACGTGCTGAACCGCTTGAAAGAAGACACTGCTGAAATTGCTTCAGTAGAAAGCTTCCCTTCACGCATCGAAGGCCGTCAGATGATCATGGTTCTGGCCCCAAAGAAGAAGTAA
- a CDS encoding PhzF family phenazine biosynthesis protein, producing the protein MIVDIYQVDAFSASLFQGNPAGVCISTSMLDEATMLSIAEEMTVSETAFLALDTMSLRWFTPRVEVALCGHGTLATAHILAERGDVNMGDNVTFYTQSGPLEVTIQREGIAMAFPVPELVEVTPNPLRLEGLGIHGSVIRASYCFGEKELLVVNTEDDVKALSPDFAALTTQPGRGVVVTAASSDNTVDIVSRYFAPWVGVNEDPVTGSAHCALAAYWSQALSKKQLIGYQVSARGGHIKMTLTNEHVLLQGQAVTVFGGKLDLSKT; encoded by the coding sequence ATGATTGTTGATATTTATCAGGTTGATGCCTTTAGCGCGTCATTGTTTCAAGGAAACCCGGCAGGGGTGTGTATCTCGACGTCCATGTTGGATGAAGCAACTATGTTATCCATTGCCGAGGAAATGACTGTCTCTGAAACGGCGTTTCTTGCCTTAGATACCATGTCCTTACGCTGGTTTACACCGAGAGTAGAAGTCGCACTCTGCGGTCATGGCACGCTTGCAACAGCACATATTTTAGCTGAGCGCGGTGATGTTAACATGGGTGACAATGTCACTTTTTATACCCAGTCTGGACCGCTTGAGGTGACGATACAACGCGAGGGGATCGCGATGGCATTTCCTGTTCCAGAGCTGGTAGAGGTAACGCCAAATCCATTGCGGCTAGAAGGTTTAGGTATACATGGCTCTGTTATCCGCGCGAGTTATTGCTTTGGCGAAAAAGAGCTATTGGTGGTTAATACTGAAGACGATGTAAAAGCGCTGTCTCCTGATTTTGCTGCGCTAACTACGCAGCCTGGACGTGGCGTGGTGGTGACTGCAGCAAGCTCTGATAACACGGTCGATATTGTCTCTCGCTACTTCGCCCCTTGGGTAGGGGTGAATGAAGATCCCGTGACGGGTTCGGCGCATTGCGCGCTGGCAGCGTATTGGTCACAAGCATTGAGTAAAAAGCAGCTTATCGGTTATCAAGTGTCCGCGCGCGGTGGGCATATCAAGATGACGCTTACCAACGAGCATGTGTTGCTACAAGGCCAAGCAGTGACCGTATTTGGCGGAAAGTTAGATTTAAGTAAGACCTAG
- the hutG gene encoding formimidoylglutamase: MKHLPADMTLWQGRVDPEDGERGRRLHQTVTSYTSSCEQGGVVIYGFACDEGVARNKGRQGAALAPDTIRQALANFAWHNAPALYDGGNIVCDDTDLVLAQQGLSQHIHQTLSQHNVLVLGGGHETAWASFQGLSGYLSRHVSSQKAPKIGIINFDAHFDLRTPQGISEAGSSGTPFAQIAQLCQQKGWPFHYACLGVSQTSNTQALFDKADQLGCWVEDDTEMHVAAIPALKAKLSEFIQGCDYLYLTLDMDVFPASAAPGVSAPGTIGVPVQVIEPLIQFIFGEADRQGVRVPVFDITEVNPNYDRDQQTSRLAARMAWTMLHATSHHIDSQGE; this comes from the coding sequence ATGAAACACTTACCGGCTGATATGACGCTGTGGCAAGGGCGTGTTGACCCAGAGGACGGCGAGCGCGGACGACGCTTGCACCAAACGGTGACCTCGTACACGTCTTCTTGTGAACAAGGCGGCGTAGTGATCTACGGTTTTGCTTGCGATGAAGGTGTCGCCCGCAACAAAGGTCGTCAAGGTGCGGCACTGGCACCGGATACCATTCGGCAGGCATTAGCGAACTTTGCCTGGCACAACGCCCCTGCCCTCTATGATGGTGGCAATATCGTCTGTGATGACACCGACCTCGTTCTTGCACAGCAAGGGCTAAGTCAACACATTCACCAAACACTATCACAGCATAATGTTCTGGTGCTGGGGGGCGGACATGAAACCGCGTGGGCCAGTTTTCAAGGTTTATCCGGCTACTTGTCACGTCATGTCTCATCCCAGAAGGCACCCAAGATTGGCATCATTAATTTTGATGCGCACTTTGACTTGCGTACGCCACAAGGGATCAGCGAAGCCGGCAGCTCAGGCACACCCTTCGCGCAGATCGCCCAGCTTTGTCAGCAAAAAGGCTGGCCATTTCACTACGCCTGCTTAGGCGTAAGCCAAACCAGCAACACCCAGGCACTATTTGATAAAGCCGATCAACTTGGATGCTGGGTAGAAGACGATACTGAGATGCATGTGGCGGCTATCCCCGCGCTGAAGGCGAAATTAAGCGAATTTATCCAAGGGTGTGATTACTTATACCTCACGCTTGATATGGATGTTTTTCCCGCTAGTGCCGCGCCGGGTGTGAGCGCGCCAGGGACAATCGGCGTGCCAGTACAGGTCATTGAACCACTGATTCAGTTTATTTTTGGTGAAGCCGACCGACAAGGTGTTCGTGTCCCCGTGTTCGACATCACTGAAGTTAATCCCAACTACGACCGCGACCAGCAAACCAGTCGATTAGCGGCTCGCATGGCTTGGACCATGCTACACGCGACGTCGCACCACATTGATTCACAAGGAGAGTAA
- the hutC gene encoding histidine utilization repressor yields the protein MANAPRYQQIKAYIEEKIETRVWPVGTRIPTEYELCDLFNVSRMTVNKAVRDLVTDGLLERTPRLGTFVTEPKAESPLMDIRNIADEVTARGQHYHSVIHALKRLSAPVDVAMRLGVMLGTDVYYSEIVHYGDEIPLQLEQRWVNPALAPAYLEQDFNQTTPNEYLSSVCPVNTIEHSVEAINPSAAVKEALAMKSDEPCLLLHRRTWSQQTLVSAALLYHPGSRYKLTSRTDR from the coding sequence ATGGCCAATGCGCCCCGTTATCAACAAATCAAAGCCTATATTGAAGAAAAAATTGAGACACGGGTTTGGCCGGTTGGTACGCGTATCCCCACCGAGTACGAACTGTGCGACCTATTCAATGTTAGCCGGATGACGGTCAATAAGGCGGTTCGTGACTTGGTGACTGATGGGTTACTTGAACGCACGCCGCGGCTAGGCACGTTTGTTACTGAACCCAAAGCGGAATCACCGTTGATGGACATTCGCAATATTGCCGATGAAGTCACTGCACGCGGTCAGCACTATCACAGCGTCATCCATGCATTGAAACGCCTCTCTGCGCCCGTTGATGTGGCAATGCGCTTGGGTGTGATGTTAGGCACCGACGTCTACTACAGCGAAATTGTCCACTACGGTGATGAGATACCGCTCCAGCTCGAGCAGCGCTGGGTGAACCCGGCGCTTGCGCCTGCCTATCTGGAACAAGACTTCAACCAGACCACCCCCAATGAGTACTTGTCTTCAGTATGCCCGGTTAACACCATTGAGCATAGTGTCGAAGCGATTAATCCATCAGCAGCAGTCAAAGAGGCATTGGCGATGAAGTCTGATGAGCCCTGCCTTTTACTCCACCGCCGCACCTGGAGTCAGCAAACGCTGGTCAGCGCCGCATTACTCTACCATCCTGGTTCACGTTATAAGCTAACATCACGTACAGACAGATAG
- the hutU gene encoding urocanate hydratase, whose amino-acid sequence MTDPRFDSRTVKAPTGPELNTKSWLTEAPLRMLMNNLHPDVAEHPNGLVVYGGIGRAARNWQCFDKIVEVLKRLDDDQTLLVQSGKPVGVFPTHKDAPRVLIANSNLVPHWANWEHFNELDKQGLMMYGQMTAGSWIYIGSQGIVQGTYETFVAVAKKHFDGEAKGRWILTGGLGGMGGAQPLAATMAGFSMIAVECDESRIDYRLRTGYVDRKATSLDEALEMIEQANQAGKPVSIGLLANAADVFPELVKRNITPDVVTDQTSAHDPLNGYLPQGWTMEQAAAQRKENEAEVVKAAKASMAVQVKAMLDLQTRGAATLDYGNNIRQMALEVGVDNAFDFPGFVPAYIRPLFCQGIGPFRWAALSGDPEDIYKTDQKVKELIPDDPHLHNWLDMAKERIQFQGLPARICWVGVKDRARLALAFNEMVKNGELKAPVVIGRDHLDSGSVASPNRETEGMLDGSDAVSDWPLLNAMLNTASGATWVSLHHGGGVGMGFSQHSGVVIVCDGTDDAHQRVARVLRNDPATGVMRHADAGYDIAIDCAKEEQLDLPLLDLPNQPLR is encoded by the coding sequence ATGACGGATCCACGTTTTGATTCACGCACGGTTAAAGCCCCAACCGGACCAGAGCTAAATACAAAAAGCTGGCTAACCGAAGCCCCCCTTCGCATGCTAATGAATAACCTACATCCAGACGTGGCCGAACACCCTAATGGCTTAGTTGTCTACGGGGGAATTGGACGGGCCGCACGCAACTGGCAATGTTTCGATAAAATTGTCGAGGTGCTTAAACGTCTTGATGACGACCAAACCTTGTTGGTGCAATCCGGTAAGCCTGTCGGGGTATTCCCGACCCACAAAGATGCACCCCGTGTGCTTATTGCCAACTCAAACTTGGTGCCGCACTGGGCAAACTGGGAACATTTCAATGAGCTCGATAAGCAAGGGTTAATGATGTATGGCCAAATGACCGCGGGGAGCTGGATTTATATCGGCTCACAGGGCATTGTTCAAGGCACTTACGAAACCTTTGTTGCCGTCGCTAAGAAGCATTTCGATGGTGAAGCCAAGGGGCGTTGGATCTTGACCGGTGGTCTGGGTGGCATGGGTGGCGCACAGCCACTGGCAGCCACCATGGCTGGCTTTTCAATGATTGCGGTTGAGTGTGATGAAAGCCGTATCGATTATCGCTTGCGCACTGGCTATGTCGATCGCAAAGCTACCTCGCTTGACGAAGCCCTGGAGATGATTGAGCAAGCCAATCAAGCTGGCAAGCCCGTTTCCATTGGGTTACTGGCCAATGCGGCTGATGTTTTCCCTGAGCTGGTGAAGCGCAATATCACCCCCGATGTGGTCACCGACCAAACCTCAGCCCACGACCCTCTCAATGGTTACTTACCGCAAGGTTGGACCATGGAGCAAGCCGCTGCTCAGCGCAAAGAAAACGAAGCAGAGGTTGTGAAAGCGGCGAAAGCGTCAATGGCCGTACAAGTAAAAGCGATGCTTGATTTGCAAACGCGCGGCGCAGCAACCTTGGATTATGGCAATAACATTCGCCAAATGGCGCTCGAGGTAGGAGTTGACAATGCCTTTGATTTCCCAGGGTTTGTCCCTGCCTACATTCGTCCGTTATTCTGCCAAGGAATTGGCCCGTTCCGCTGGGCGGCCCTGTCAGGCGATCCGGAAGATATCTATAAAACCGATCAGAAAGTCAAAGAGCTGATCCCGGACGACCCACACCTGCACAACTGGCTTGATATGGCCAAAGAGCGCATTCAGTTCCAAGGTTTACCGGCTCGTATTTGCTGGGTGGGTGTCAAAGACCGTGCCCGCCTCGCCCTTGCCTTTAACGAAATGGTGAAAAATGGCGAACTCAAAGCGCCCGTGGTGATTGGCCGTGACCACTTAGACTCAGGCTCAGTGGCGAGCCCGAACCGTGAAACCGAAGGCATGCTTGATGGCTCAGATGCGGTGTCAGATTGGCCATTGCTCAACGCGATGCTAAACACAGCATCAGGGGCCACCTGGGTATCTTTGCACCATGGTGGCGGTGTTGGTATGGGCTTTTCACAACACTCTGGCGTTGTCATAGTGTGTGACGGTACCGACGATGCACACCAACGTGTGGCACGCGT
- the hutI gene encoding imidazolonepropionase — MKKVFTDANVVSMASDIRDSTGYQCQPNTAIAVENGKIVAVGQQAKQLDWPTQSLKGCLVTPGLIDSHTHLVFAGNRAGEFEQRLNGVPYQTIAKQGGGILSTVNATRAASEETLLALALPRAEALMRDGVTTIEVKSGYGLTLEDELKMLRVARAIEQHLPIKISTTLLAAHALPPEYQHDADHYIDYICHSVIPAAAEQQLADAVDVFCEKIAFSVDQAEKVYAAANAHGLKIKAHTEQLSDLGGSVAAAKAGALSVDHIEYLSEADAQLLAECGTVATLLPGAFYFLRETQLPPIQALRDNQVPMALATDFNPGTSPFASLTLMMNMASTFFKLTPKENLYGVTRHAAQAMGLDNKGQIAVGFDADLAVWHCQSPAELSYMVGTAPLAGRIVGGTWYDNQGSR; from the coding sequence ATGAAGAAGGTATTTACCGACGCAAATGTGGTCAGTATGGCGAGCGATATTCGTGACAGTACTGGCTACCAGTGCCAACCCAATACAGCGATCGCCGTCGAGAACGGCAAAATTGTTGCGGTAGGACAGCAAGCCAAGCAGCTCGATTGGCCTACGCAGTCGTTAAAAGGGTGTCTCGTCACCCCGGGACTGATCGACAGTCATACCCACCTCGTGTTTGCAGGTAACCGCGCCGGTGAATTCGAGCAGCGCCTCAACGGTGTGCCCTATCAAACCATTGCAAAACAAGGTGGGGGGATTTTATCGACCGTGAATGCTACCCGTGCGGCCAGCGAAGAGACATTACTGGCGCTTGCTCTCCCTCGGGCAGAGGCGTTAATGCGTGACGGTGTCACAACAATCGAAGTCAAATCAGGCTATGGGCTTACCCTCGAAGACGAGCTCAAAATGCTGCGTGTAGCAAGAGCCATTGAACAGCACTTGCCTATCAAGATCTCAACGACTTTGTTAGCGGCGCATGCATTACCGCCTGAGTATCAACACGATGCCGACCATTATATTGATTATATTTGTCACTCGGTGATCCCCGCCGCGGCAGAACAGCAACTGGCTGACGCCGTAGACGTCTTTTGTGAAAAAATAGCCTTTAGCGTCGACCAAGCAGAAAAAGTCTATGCCGCAGCCAATGCGCATGGATTAAAGATTAAAGCGCACACCGAACAGCTCAGCGATCTCGGTGGCAGTGTGGCAGCCGCAAAAGCAGGCGCCTTGTCGGTGGATCATATTGAATACTTATCAGAAGCCGACGCTCAGCTTTTGGCAGAGTGCGGCACAGTTGCGACCTTGCTTCCTGGTGCGTTTTACTTTCTCCGTGAAACTCAACTCCCTCCGATTCAAGCATTGCGTGACAACCAAGTACCCATGGCACTCGCGACGGACTTTAACCCAGGAACGTCACCCTTTGCCTCGTTAACCCTGATGATGAACATGGCCTCAACCTTTTTTAAATTGACGCCTAAAGAGAACCTCTACGGTGTCACCCGCCATGCTGCACAAGCCATGGGGCTAGACAACAAAGGGCAAATCGCTGTCGGATTTGATGCGGATTTGGCGGTTTGGCATTGCCAATCCCCGGCTGAGCTTAGTTACATGGTGGGCACTGCGCCACTGGCTGGGCGCATCGTTGGCGGAACATGGTATGACAACCAGGGGAGCCGCTGA
- the rpmI gene encoding 50S ribosomal protein L35, with translation MSKMKSNKGAAKRFKKTAGGFKYKRATKRHILTKRTTKNKRQLRPNAVLPACENAQVARMLPYA, from the coding sequence ATGTCTAAGATGAAATCCAACAAAGGTGCTGCTAAGCGTTTCAAAAAAACGGCTGGTGGCTTCAAGTACAAGCGTGCAACCAAGCGTCATATCTTGACTAAACGTACTACTAAGAACAAGCGTCAGCTTCGTCCAAATGCGGTTCTTCCTGCGTGTGAAAACGCGCAAGTTGCTCGCATGCTGCCATACGCATAA
- the thrS gene encoding threonine--tRNA ligase: MPLITLPDGSQRSFDHPVSTYDVANDIGPGLAKACIAGRVNGERVDACDLIEHDAQLEIITAKDEDGLEIIRHSCAHLLGHAIKQLFPDTKMAIGPTIDNGFYYDIDMDRSLTQDDLDAIEKRMKELAKTKYQVVKKNVSWQEARDTFEARGESYKMEILDENVSRDDRPGLYHHEEYVDMCRGPHVPNMSFCQNFKVLNVAGAYWRGNSDNKMLQRIYGTAFADKKQLKAHLVRLEEAAKRDHRKLGKQLDLYHMQQEAPGMVFWHHNGWTIFRELEQFIRDKLTEYDYQEVKGPLIMDRVLWERSGHWDKYADYMFTTNSENREYALKPMNCPGHVQIFNQGLKSYRDLPLRMAEFGSCHRNEPSGALHGLMRVRGFTQDDAHIFCTPEQVQEEVSACIEIVYETYQTFGFNNIEVKLSTRPETRVGSDEMWDKAEQALNEALTAMDIPFEIQEGEGAFYGPKIEFTLHDCLDRAWQCGTVQLDFALPERLSATYVGEDNERHTPVMIHRAILGSLERFIGILIEEYAGHFPAWLSPQQAVVMNITDKQAGYAQEIAKKLQKAGFRASADLRNEKIGFKIREHTLKRVPYMLVCGDQEMEAGEVAIRTRKGKDLGKIKIDDFLAQLQQEVQDRTLNIVEE; this comes from the coding sequence ATGCCTCTAATTACTCTCCCTGACGGCAGTCAGCGTTCTTTTGACCACCCTGTTTCGACTTATGATGTTGCCAACGATATTGGCCCAGGCCTTGCCAAAGCCTGCATTGCCGGCCGTGTAAATGGTGAGCGTGTTGACGCGTGTGATCTTATCGAGCACGACGCGCAACTGGAAATCATTACCGCGAAAGATGAAGACGGGTTAGAAATCATTCGCCACTCTTGTGCGCACCTTTTAGGTCATGCGATTAAGCAGCTTTTCCCTGACACTAAGATGGCGATTGGTCCAACCATCGACAACGGTTTCTACTACGACATAGACATGGATCGCTCGCTCACCCAGGATGACCTGGACGCCATTGAAAAGCGTATGAAAGAGTTGGCGAAAACCAAATATCAGGTCGTGAAGAAAAACGTCAGCTGGCAAGAGGCGCGCGACACGTTTGAAGCGCGTGGTGAATCATACAAGATGGAAATCTTGGATGAGAATGTATCACGTGACGACCGTCCGGGCTTGTACCACCACGAAGAATACGTTGATATGTGTCGTGGCCCACACGTGCCAAACATGAGCTTTTGTCAGAACTTCAAAGTCCTGAATGTGGCGGGTGCTTACTGGCGTGGCAATAGCGACAACAAAATGTTGCAGCGAATCTATGGCACGGCGTTTGCGGATAAAAAGCAACTTAAAGCGCACTTAGTGCGTCTCGAAGAAGCCGCGAAGCGCGATCACCGTAAGCTGGGTAAGCAACTTGACCTGTACCATATGCAGCAAGAAGCACCTGGGATGGTATTTTGGCACCATAACGGCTGGACTATTTTCCGTGAACTTGAGCAGTTTATCCGCGACAAGTTGACTGAGTATGATTACCAGGAGGTCAAAGGGCCGCTGATCATGGATCGCGTGCTTTGGGAGCGCTCGGGCCACTGGGATAAGTATGCGGACTACATGTTCACGACGAATTCTGAGAACCGTGAATACGCCCTTAAGCCGATGAACTGCCCCGGTCATGTTCAGATCTTTAACCAAGGTCTGAAGTCTTACCGTGACCTACCGTTGCGTATGGCGGAATTTGGTAGCTGCCACCGTAATGAGCCCTCTGGTGCGCTGCATGGCTTGATGCGTGTTCGTGGCTTTACTCAAGACGATGCGCATATCTTCTGTACCCCAGAACAGGTACAAGAAGAAGTCAGCGCGTGTATCGAGATAGTCTATGAGACGTATCAGACTTTTGGCTTTAACAACATTGAAGTCAAGCTGTCGACACGTCCTGAAACACGTGTCGGCTCTGACGAGATGTGGGATAAAGCCGAGCAAGCCTTGAATGAAGCCCTAACGGCAATGGATATTCCATTTGAAATTCAAGAGGGTGAAGGTGCATTCTACGGACCTAAGATTGAGTTTACGCTACATGATTGTCTCGATCGCGCTTGGCAGTGTGGTACAGTACAACTTGATTTCGCGTTGCCCGAGCGCTTAAGCGCGACCTATGTAGGGGAAGACAACGAACGCCATACGCCGGTTATGATTCACCGCGCTATTTTGGGCTCGTTGGAACGTTTCATCGGGATTCTTATCGAAGAATACGCGGGACACTTCCCAGCGTGGTTATCACCACAACAAGCGGTTGTGATGAATATCACGGATAAACAAGCAGGTTACGCGCAAGAGATTGCGAAAAAACTGCAAAAAGCTGGATTTAGAGCCTCTGCGGACTTGAGAAACGAGAAGATTGGCTTTAAAATCCGCGAACACACTTTGAAGCGTGTTCCGTATATGTTGGTTTGTGGTGACCAGGAAATGGAAGCTGGCGAAGTCGCAATACGGACCCGTAAAGGTAAAGATTTGGGTAAAATTAAGATTGATGACTTCTTAGCGCAGTTGCAGCAAGAAGTGCAAGATCGAACACTCAATATTGTGGAGGAATAA